From the genome of Geothrix sp. 21YS21S-4, one region includes:
- a CDS encoding tetratricopeptide repeat-containing serine protease family protein codes for MILPGPLPAVQEPPAIQAVTSQAACQASVVLVHSRLGGARVHQGSGVVVAPELVATNAHVVVGGGGITVHHNGGAWPATPVRLDPSLDLCLLAVPGLTAPPAVSAPDPEEPGQAVVAVGYPGGRATVTAGHLRGIWHYGKSLLLQSDAPTHPGSSGGGLFDLEGRLLGLTTLTFTTSPRLNFSVPWTSIDALQTTGEGARLEPGPALAVDLMERLATDPRNTPLWEAAARQWVSDRPDDAQAWLALGLALDQAVRGDGEKGASSTVSILKEAVAAYRRSLALHSEARAWNNLGGALDLLDRTDEAERAYGEALALAPRYALAWFNLGGTRLNARRFSEAAIALKEGLALRPDEGEAWGRLATCQRLQGQRETAVATYETALRYRPLAADLWLEFGMLLVELGRGNRIAEIRARLADLDPEAEVRLKGAWQRSLRAPGGTASAKRGR; via the coding sequence ATGATCCTGCCTGGGCCGCTTCCCGCCGTTCAGGAGCCGCCGGCCATCCAGGCCGTCACTTCCCAGGCAGCGTGCCAAGCGAGCGTGGTCCTGGTGCACAGTCGGCTGGGAGGTGCCCGGGTCCACCAGGGCAGCGGTGTGGTGGTGGCACCCGAGCTGGTGGCGACGAACGCGCATGTGGTGGTCGGGGGCGGGGGCATCACCGTTCACCACAATGGCGGGGCCTGGCCGGCGACTCCGGTCCGTCTCGACCCGTCCCTCGACCTCTGTTTACTGGCGGTCCCGGGGCTCACGGCGCCTCCCGCCGTTTCCGCTCCCGATCCTGAAGAGCCGGGTCAAGCGGTTGTGGCGGTGGGCTATCCCGGCGGCCGAGCCACTGTGACGGCAGGGCATCTGCGGGGCATCTGGCATTACGGGAAGAGCCTGCTGCTTCAGAGCGACGCGCCCACTCATCCCGGAAGCAGCGGAGGCGGACTCTTCGATCTGGAGGGACGTCTGCTGGGCTTGACCACGCTCACGTTCACCACCAGCCCGCGCCTCAATTTCTCGGTGCCCTGGACCTCCATCGACGCCCTCCAGACGACGGGAGAGGGGGCTCGCCTGGAGCCGGGCCCTGCCTTGGCGGTGGATCTGATGGAGCGACTGGCCACGGACCCCAGGAACACGCCGCTCTGGGAGGCCGCTGCCCGCCAGTGGGTGAGTGACCGGCCCGACGATGCGCAGGCGTGGCTCGCCCTGGGCCTCGCCCTCGACCAAGCGGTGAGGGGAGATGGAGAGAAGGGTGCGAGCTCCACTGTTTCGATACTGAAGGAGGCGGTGGCGGCCTACCGGCGCTCGCTGGCGCTGCATTCCGAAGCCAGAGCCTGGAACAACCTGGGTGGGGCCCTCGACCTTCTGGACCGGACGGACGAAGCGGAGCGGGCCTACGGTGAAGCACTTGCTCTGGCGCCCCGCTACGCCCTCGCGTGGTTCAACCTCGGGGGCACCCGCCTGAATGCCCGGCGTTTCTCCGAGGCCGCGATCGCCCTGAAGGAGGGGCTCGCGCTCCGCCCGGATGAAGGCGAGGCCTGGGGGCGCCTCGCGACCTGCCAGCGGTTGCAGGGTCAGCGGGAAACCGCGGTCGCCACCTATGAGACCGCCCTCCGCTACCGCCCCCTGGCTGCGGACCTCTGGCTGGAGTTCGGGATGCTGCTGGTGGAGTTGGGCCGAGGGAATCGGATCGCGGAGATCCGGGCTCGCCTGGCTGATCTGGATCCGGAGGCGGAGGTTCGGCTCAAGGGGGCGTGGCAGAGATCTCTTCGGGCCCCTGGAGGCACGGCTTCGGCAAAGCGCGGGCGCTGA
- the moaA gene encoding GTP 3',8-cyclase MoaA: MEPLDALGRPLRALRLSVTDRCNFRCPYCMPEGAFGPGHPFLPREELLSFEEIARLARIFVGQGVARIRLTGGEPLLRRDLPVLVGMLAALPGLEDLALTTNGVLLPDLAADLRAAGLRRVTVSLDTLRPDRFRRLSGSDLPLARVLEGLEAARAAGFGPLKLNCVLQRGVNDDEILDLAAFARAEGHLLRFIEFMDVGTTNGWRAEDVVPAAEARRAIHARWPLEPVAPPAGAVAQEWRYRDGRGEVGFIASVTAPFCRDCDRARLSADGRLYTCLFAAEGLDLRAFLRAGRSDADLAALVASRWKRREDRYSERRHAAPPSLPKVEMSHIGG, from the coding sequence ATGGAGCCCCTCGACGCCCTGGGCCGCCCTCTCCGGGCGCTGCGCCTGTCGGTCACCGACCGGTGCAACTTCCGCTGCCCCTACTGCATGCCCGAGGGCGCCTTCGGGCCCGGCCACCCCTTTCTCCCGCGGGAGGAATTGCTCAGCTTCGAGGAGATCGCCCGCCTGGCGCGGATCTTCGTGGGCCAGGGCGTCGCGCGGATCCGCCTCACCGGCGGCGAGCCCCTGCTGCGCCGGGACCTGCCGGTCCTCGTCGGGATGCTGGCGGCCCTGCCCGGGCTGGAGGACCTCGCCCTCACCACCAACGGCGTGCTGCTTCCCGACCTGGCCGCGGACCTGCGCGCCGCGGGCCTCCGCCGCGTGACCGTCAGCCTGGACACCCTGCGGCCCGACCGCTTCCGGCGCCTCAGCGGGTCGGACCTGCCCCTCGCTCGCGTGCTGGAAGGGCTGGAAGCCGCCCGGGCCGCGGGGTTCGGCCCCCTCAAGCTCAACTGCGTCCTCCAGCGGGGCGTGAACGACGACGAGATCCTCGACCTCGCCGCCTTCGCCCGGGCGGAGGGCCACCTCCTGCGCTTCATCGAGTTCATGGACGTGGGCACCACCAACGGCTGGCGGGCGGAGGACGTGGTGCCCGCCGCGGAAGCCCGCCGCGCCATCCACGCCCGCTGGCCTCTGGAACCCGTGGCTCCGCCCGCGGGCGCCGTGGCCCAGGAGTGGCGCTACCGCGATGGCCGGGGCGAGGTCGGCTTCATCGCCTCCGTCACCGCCCCCTTCTGCCGGGACTGCGACCGGGCCCGCCTATCCGCCGACGGCCGGCTGTACACCTGCCTCTTCGCGGCGGAAGGGCTCGACCTTCGGGCCTTCCTCCGCGCCGGCCGCAGCGACGCGGACCTTGCGGCCCTGGTCGCCTCCCGCTGGAAGCGCCGCGAGGACCGCTATTCGGAACGGCGCCACGCCGCGCCCCCGTCCCTCCCCAAAGTCGAAATGTCCCACATCGGCGGCTGA
- a CDS encoding isoaspartyl peptidase/L-asparaginase, whose amino-acid sequence MRLPFLLPLALAPLLAAAPPATVVHGGAGSLRALMDGTDRAAAKALAALKAGSGALDAALAGVVVMEDDPRFNAGTGANIRLDGKTIQMDAACMDGVTGGFGAVAAIERVKNPVLVARKVMDTPHILIVGEGATRFARAMGFPDYDPTCAENTARFRKVQRILQGEDPGRLAAWTRYDWKKAWNFPTPLKEALGPSDTVGCVARDAAGRFAAAISTGGTTITFYGRVGDVPIYGAGIYAGPKGAVACTGNGEDIVKRLVAKTAYDLLAKGLTAQQAVDRTLRAFPADIDLGLVAVGSATTGGGCNYSAEKKAFVTRDYRGQMAWSAAK is encoded by the coding sequence ATGCGCCTTCCTTTCCTCCTCCCCCTTGCCCTGGCTCCGCTCCTCGCGGCGGCGCCTCCCGCAACCGTCGTCCACGGCGGCGCCGGGAGCCTCCGCGCCCTCATGGACGGCACGGACCGCGCCGCGGCGAAGGCCCTGGCGGCGCTGAAGGCCGGAAGCGGCGCCCTGGACGCGGCCCTGGCGGGCGTGGTGGTGATGGAGGACGATCCCCGCTTCAACGCCGGCACCGGCGCCAACATCCGCCTCGACGGGAAGACCATCCAGATGGACGCCGCATGCATGGACGGCGTGACGGGCGGCTTCGGGGCCGTGGCCGCCATCGAGCGCGTGAAGAACCCCGTCCTCGTGGCCCGCAAGGTCATGGACACGCCCCACATCCTTATCGTGGGCGAGGGCGCCACCCGGTTCGCGCGGGCCATGGGCTTCCCGGACTACGATCCCACCTGCGCCGAGAACACCGCCCGCTTCCGGAAGGTACAGCGCATCCTCCAGGGCGAGGATCCCGGCCGGCTCGCCGCATGGACGCGCTACGACTGGAAGAAGGCCTGGAACTTCCCCACGCCGCTGAAGGAGGCGCTCGGCCCGTCCGACACCGTGGGCTGCGTGGCCCGCGATGCCGCCGGGCGGTTCGCCGCGGCCATCAGCACCGGCGGCACCACCATCACCTTCTACGGCCGCGTGGGCGACGTGCCCATCTACGGCGCCGGGATCTACGCGGGTCCCAAAGGCGCCGTCGCCTGCACCGGCAACGGCGAGGACATCGTCAAGCGCCTCGTCGCCAAAACCGCCTACGACCTCCTGGCCAAGGGCCTGACCGCCCAGCAGGCCGTGGACCGCACCCTTCGCGCCTTCCCCGCGGACATCGACCTGGGCCTCGTCGCCGTCGGCTCCGCCACCACCGGCGGCGGCTGCAACTACTCCGCCGAGAAGAAGGCCTTCGTGACCCGCGATTACCGCGGCCAGATGGCGTGGAGCGCGGCGAAGTAG
- the pheA gene encoding prephenate dehydratase, with product MTQPDPTSLEALRRAIDAVDDEVLELLNHRAALAADVGRLKAQAAPEAPFHAPRRERDVLARLGAANPGPFPGAAVRTVFQEIMSACLSLEKPLRVAFLGPEGSFSHLAARHQFGGSSHALPQGTIEAVFGAVDRGRADYGVVPVENATEGAVDSTLDAFLDSPSRICAEILLPVDQALLLRPDLDLAAVRRVYSHPQALGQCRRWLEVHLSQADRVEAPSTSEAARLAREDAEGAAVASELAAELFGLKVAEARIQDLAANATRFLVLGPRSAEPTGCDRTTLLAMAPDGPGALLRLLEPLARRGLNLSRIQSRPTRRRLWEYAFFLDVEGHAEDPSLAEALDDLRAACASLKVLGSYPRTDA from the coding sequence GTGACCCAACCCGACCCGACTTCCCTGGAGGCCCTTCGCCGGGCCATCGACGCCGTGGACGACGAAGTTCTGGAACTGCTGAACCATCGCGCGGCGCTGGCCGCCGACGTGGGGCGTCTCAAGGCACAGGCCGCTCCGGAAGCGCCGTTCCACGCGCCCCGGCGGGAGCGGGACGTGCTCGCGCGGCTGGGCGCCGCCAATCCAGGACCGTTTCCCGGCGCCGCGGTGCGGACGGTATTCCAGGAAATCATGAGCGCCTGCCTCAGCCTGGAGAAGCCGCTCCGCGTGGCTTTCCTCGGGCCGGAGGGCAGTTTCAGCCATCTGGCCGCCCGCCATCAGTTCGGCGGCTCCAGCCATGCGCTGCCGCAGGGGACCATCGAAGCGGTGTTCGGAGCAGTGGACCGCGGGCGCGCCGACTACGGGGTGGTGCCCGTGGAGAACGCCACGGAAGGGGCCGTGGATTCCACCCTCGACGCGTTTCTCGACAGCCCGTCGCGGATCTGCGCCGAGATTCTCCTGCCGGTGGACCAGGCCCTGCTCCTGCGGCCGGACCTCGATCTGGCCGCCGTCCGCCGCGTCTATTCCCATCCGCAGGCGCTGGGACAGTGCCGCCGCTGGCTGGAGGTCCATCTGAGCCAGGCCGATCGGGTGGAGGCGCCCTCCACGTCCGAAGCGGCGCGGCTGGCGCGGGAGGACGCCGAGGGTGCGGCGGTGGCGTCCGAGCTGGCCGCGGAGCTGTTCGGCCTCAAGGTGGCGGAGGCGCGGATCCAGGACCTGGCCGCCAACGCCACGCGGTTCCTCGTGCTGGGGCCGCGGTCCGCGGAGCCCACGGGCTGCGACCGGACGACCCTCCTCGCCATGGCGCCGGACGGACCGGGCGCGCTCCTGCGCCTGCTGGAGCCGCTCGCCCGCCGCGGCCTCAACCTCAGCCGCATCCAGAGCCGCCCCACCCGGCGGCGCCTGTGGGAATACGCCTTCTTTCTCGACGTGGAGGGCCATGCGGAGGATCCGTCGCTGGCCGAGGCTCTGGACGATCTCCGCGCTGCCTGCGCCTCGCTGAAGGTGCTGGGCAGCTATCCCCGGACGGACGCCTGA
- the cas6 gene encoding type I-MYXAN CRISPR-associated protein Cas6/Cmx6: protein MHLELVFPLTGARAVPVDHGHGLYGALKRVIPALEDLPGLGIHSLRGQPLPGGMLLLDAKQGGLRLRLNAEHLPMVMPLAGRSISVLGAPLCLGSPNLHMLTPSRNLWARSVTLHFATIAWEEARTQLDHHLKQGYPAVTWQIRKPRTIRIHGKQILGFEVMATGVSEEDSLRLQENGFGGRRAFGCGIFVRVGGKSNA from the coding sequence ATGCACCTTGAACTTGTATTTCCCCTCACCGGAGCGAGGGCAGTCCCTGTAGACCACGGACACGGACTGTACGGTGCGCTTAAACGAGTCATTCCCGCGCTGGAAGACCTCCCCGGACTCGGCATTCACTCTCTGCGCGGGCAACCTCTTCCTGGAGGCATGCTCCTGCTGGATGCGAAACAGGGCGGCCTCAGGCTCCGCCTGAACGCCGAGCATCTCCCCATGGTGATGCCCCTCGCCGGTCGATCCATTTCCGTATTGGGTGCTCCCCTCTGCCTCGGAAGCCCGAACCTTCACATGCTGACCCCCTCCAGGAACCTGTGGGCAAGGAGCGTCACGCTCCATTTCGCCACGATCGCTTGGGAGGAAGCCAGGACCCAGCTGGATCACCATCTGAAGCAAGGGTATCCCGCAGTGACATGGCAAATCCGAAAGCCGCGAACCATCCGGATTCATGGCAAGCAGATCCTGGGCTTCGAGGTAATGGCAACTGGAGTGAGTGAGGAGGATAGTTTGCGCCTTCAAGAGAATGGCTTTGGCGGAAGGCGCGCTTTCGGATGCGGGATCTTCGTTCGGGTGGGAGGAAAAAGCAATGCCTAG
- a CDS encoding CRISPR-associated endonuclease Cas3'', translating into MPRHLLAKSCGKDQTPIPTLAWHTCHVMEAAERLLARRGQAALRSTGLPNEHLPLLERIVRFAAWWHDIGKVMEHFQRGVHGEEWHQPFRHEAVSWYLATGPLKDFLAAHLPDAIERWMVAACAAGHHRKFHDQATPAISDEAGQSLLHLDHPDFQEWMTLVPGGAKTELPRLGAMTLRSSTLKMAMTDAIETLEDGSPSLSQYQQRILAIAKALLIAADMAGSALPKEQKDADWIASALGTRATEEDRWTLLRKKLKSRPLRPFQEAAASSTAPWTFLKAGCGTGKTAGACAWGARQHAGRQLWLTYPTTGTATEGFRDYVLEADLEGALVHSRAELDLAILGTGEEGEDDRQRARELALRGWAADTVVATVDTVLGLMQNQRAGHYAYPGICDGALVFDELHAYDDRLFACLLRFLEAHPGLPCLFMTASLQAGRQQALESLCQRLHQRGLEVIPGPEGLETLPRYHRLQGDPWEAATTSLKAGGKVLWVSNTVARCQAVADQAETRIWGPLRYHSRYRYLDRLDRHRDVVEAFCAPGPAFASTTQVAEMSLDLSASLLVMDRAPVPAMIQRLGRLNRRAEPGGPTCPFVIVEPEDAMPYTDQELQEARDWLARLGDGPLSQQDLLDDWQQDSRNQGGNASAYWLDEDLWTRPGSIREPTPGMSVLLEEDWPKVQRREYPASACLIPMPPKSQRRGLLERGHLLIAPSTLITYDPLRGAAWQ; encoded by the coding sequence ATGCCTAGGCACCTTCTCGCAAAAAGTTGCGGGAAGGACCAGACCCCCATCCCGACGCTGGCATGGCATACCTGCCATGTCATGGAGGCAGCGGAACGCCTGTTGGCCAGGCGTGGCCAGGCGGCGCTGAGATCAACGGGACTTCCCAATGAGCACTTACCCCTTCTTGAACGCATCGTGCGCTTCGCGGCTTGGTGGCACGACATCGGGAAAGTCATGGAGCACTTCCAGAGGGGGGTGCATGGAGAGGAGTGGCATCAACCTTTCCGACACGAAGCCGTGAGCTGGTACCTCGCCACCGGGCCACTCAAGGACTTTCTGGCGGCCCATCTACCGGACGCCATCGAACGATGGATGGTGGCGGCATGTGCAGCGGGTCATCACAGGAAGTTTCACGATCAGGCCACCCCAGCCATCAGCGATGAAGCAGGACAGAGTCTTCTACACCTGGATCATCCCGACTTCCAGGAGTGGATGACGCTTGTCCCCGGAGGCGCGAAAACGGAGCTGCCAAGACTGGGTGCCATGACACTCCGTTCCAGCACGCTGAAAATGGCCATGACGGATGCCATCGAGACCCTTGAAGACGGAAGCCCCTCGCTTTCCCAATACCAGCAGCGCATCCTCGCCATCGCCAAAGCGCTGTTGATCGCCGCCGACATGGCCGGATCGGCCCTCCCCAAAGAGCAGAAAGACGCCGATTGGATTGCATCTGCCCTGGGCACCCGCGCGACCGAAGAAGACCGGTGGACCTTGCTTCGCAAGAAACTCAAAAGCCGCCCTCTCCGCCCTTTCCAGGAGGCCGCCGCCAGCAGTACGGCCCCATGGACCTTCCTCAAGGCTGGATGCGGGACAGGGAAGACGGCCGGGGCCTGCGCGTGGGGAGCCCGCCAACACGCCGGGCGCCAGCTTTGGCTTACCTACCCCACCACCGGCACGGCCACAGAAGGGTTCCGAGACTACGTACTGGAAGCCGACCTGGAAGGTGCCTTGGTCCACTCTCGGGCAGAACTGGATCTGGCCATTCTGGGAACCGGGGAAGAAGGCGAAGATGACCGCCAGCGGGCCCGGGAACTCGCCTTGCGAGGCTGGGCCGCGGATACCGTGGTCGCCACCGTGGATACGGTGCTGGGCCTCATGCAGAACCAGCGGGCCGGGCACTACGCCTATCCAGGAATCTGCGATGGCGCCTTGGTCTTTGACGAACTCCACGCCTACGACGACCGGCTTTTCGCCTGCCTGCTCCGTTTTCTCGAAGCGCATCCCGGTTTGCCATGCCTCTTCATGACGGCAAGCCTCCAGGCGGGCCGCCAGCAGGCCCTGGAATCTCTTTGCCAACGCCTTCACCAGAGAGGACTGGAGGTGATTCCAGGGCCCGAAGGACTGGAGACGCTTCCGCGCTACCACAGGCTCCAGGGTGATCCCTGGGAGGCAGCGACAACCAGCCTCAAAGCGGGCGGCAAAGTGCTCTGGGTTTCCAACACCGTCGCGCGCTGTCAGGCCGTCGCCGATCAGGCCGAAACCCGCATCTGGGGCCCTTTGCGCTACCACAGCCGCTACCGCTACCTGGATCGCCTCGACCGCCATCGGGACGTGGTGGAAGCCTTTTGCGCGCCGGGACCGGCCTTTGCTTCCACCACCCAAGTAGCAGAGATGAGCCTCGACCTGTCTGCGAGCCTCCTCGTGATGGACCGGGCCCCCGTCCCCGCCATGATCCAGCGCCTAGGACGGCTCAACCGCAGAGCCGAGCCTGGGGGTCCGACCTGTCCTTTCGTGATCGTTGAGCCGGAAGATGCTATGCCGTACACCGACCAGGAACTCCAGGAAGCCCGTGATTGGCTCGCCAGACTGGGAGATGGCCCCCTTTCCCAGCAAGACCTTCTCGATGACTGGCAACAGGACTCACGAAATCAAGGAGGAAACGCTTCCGCCTATTGGCTGGATGAAGACCTCTGGACGAGACCCGGCTCCATCCGTGAGCCCACTCCTGGCATGAGCGTCCTTCTCGAAGAAGACTGGCCCAAAGTCCAGCGTCGCGAATACCCCGCATCTGCCTGCCTCATCCCCATGCCACCCAAATCCCAACGAAGGGGCCTGCTCGAGCGAGGCCACCTCCTGATCGCCCCATCCACCCTCATCACCTACGACCCCCTGCGAGGTGCTGCATGGCAGTAG
- the cas8a1 gene encoding type I-MYXAN CRISPR-associated Cas8a1/Cmx1, with product MAVAGTASKPQKKSQAKKGGSGSLDLRLHGPGMTPILRAGLGGLAASLRAILRERSRETKWEEGVVVPLGPGQATIEAHRVVISWPEGGLEPTLKALWEGSFRISHGVIYLPGAHLEPFDGTKVVPLRLQEGLKRTFLQHGKSTEKDGSPKVLSVDQGEGPIALGYQPFASYAHAKAIKDMLQALAKGTSVELAGWACPGAAQRHVAFGATRAAYAPQEAVAALFSLVGCISLPEGNGGGFLIIPEPNHLISFAKKLPRLLPASPTDTAPASLGDALLLAEMSLLMESMEQPFVASLHGTLLESMAWDKKQKYRAALVTVGQFQKDRMELFRTIRSELKPRLISTKQGTTWIKPSHLRAFAADNLARGRPWYQGFAIHTITEQKQTRFLHTYRSSEKSNLGALQHSERQGLIRMTEQLSGTEQRLVAATHEAIRNQFGKISQTQKALGGDLKKRFQDERQRIRVAFSSAKTQDQVRSAFADLWSRSGSLPTLQAHWSEVMALVHGPKWALARDLALVALASYKGQRSEEEEHAEDATEISAE from the coding sequence ATGGCAGTAGCAGGAACTGCTTCCAAACCGCAAAAGAAGTCCCAGGCAAAAAAGGGTGGAAGCGGCAGCCTGGACCTTCGGCTCCATGGTCCCGGCATGACCCCCATTCTCCGGGCAGGCCTGGGAGGGCTCGCCGCCAGCCTCCGGGCGATCCTGCGGGAACGATCGAGAGAAACCAAATGGGAGGAGGGCGTGGTGGTCCCCTTGGGGCCGGGGCAAGCCACCATCGAAGCGCATCGCGTTGTCATCTCCTGGCCCGAGGGCGGACTGGAGCCCACCTTGAAAGCTCTGTGGGAAGGTTCCTTTAGGATTTCCCACGGCGTCATCTATCTACCCGGCGCGCATTTGGAACCTTTCGATGGAACCAAAGTGGTACCTCTGCGCTTGCAGGAAGGGCTGAAACGAACCTTTCTCCAGCATGGGAAATCCACCGAAAAAGATGGTTCTCCCAAAGTGCTCAGCGTTGATCAAGGGGAAGGCCCCATTGCCTTGGGGTACCAGCCCTTTGCAAGCTATGCCCATGCCAAGGCAATAAAAGATATGCTTCAGGCACTCGCAAAGGGCACTTCGGTCGAGTTGGCAGGCTGGGCTTGCCCAGGTGCGGCCCAACGCCATGTCGCCTTCGGCGCCACCAGGGCAGCCTATGCGCCCCAGGAGGCTGTGGCGGCGCTTTTCAGCCTGGTGGGATGCATCAGCCTTCCAGAGGGCAATGGTGGCGGCTTCCTCATCATCCCCGAGCCCAACCATTTGATCTCGTTCGCCAAAAAGCTCCCACGCCTTCTCCCAGCATCCCCGACCGATACGGCCCCCGCCAGCCTTGGAGACGCGCTCTTGCTGGCGGAGATGTCGCTCCTGATGGAATCGATGGAGCAACCCTTCGTGGCCTCCCTCCACGGGACCTTGCTGGAGTCCATGGCCTGGGACAAGAAGCAGAAATATCGGGCTGCGTTGGTAACAGTCGGACAGTTCCAGAAAGATCGCATGGAACTCTTCCGAACTATTCGTTCTGAACTGAAGCCAAGGCTGATCTCAACCAAACAAGGGACCACCTGGATCAAACCAAGCCATCTTCGCGCCTTCGCGGCGGACAACCTCGCCCGGGGGAGGCCGTGGTACCAAGGATTTGCGATCCACACCATCACAGAGCAAAAGCAGACGCGCTTCCTCCACACCTACCGGAGTTCCGAGAAAAGCAATCTCGGGGCCCTTCAACATTCAGAAAGGCAAGGGTTGATCCGCATGACCGAACAACTTTCTGGTACCGAGCAGCGACTGGTGGCCGCCACTCACGAGGCCATTCGCAACCAGTTCGGAAAAATATCCCAGACCCAGAAGGCCCTTGGGGGCGATCTGAAAAAACGATTCCAAGACGAGCGCCAGCGTATTCGCGTGGCCTTCTCCAGCGCCAAGACCCAGGACCAGGTACGCTCGGCCTTCGCAGATCTCTGGAGCCGGTCGGGTTCCCTTCCGACGCTCCAGGCGCACTGGTCCGAAGTCATGGCCCTGGTTCATGGCCCCAAATGGGCACTGGCCCGGGATCTCGCTCTGGTGGCCCTTGCCAGCTACAAGGGACAACGCTCCGAAGAGGAAGAACACGCCGAAGACGCAACGGAAATTTCTGCCGAATAA